One segment of Solanum lycopersicum chromosome 1, SLM_r2.1 DNA contains the following:
- the LOC101247957 gene encoding tRNA-dihydrouridine synthase: protein MGAEHYPPPWFSVAPMMEWTDNHYRTLARLISKKAWLYSEMLAAETIVYQTGNLDRFLAYGPEQHPIVLQIGGNNLENLAKATQLATPYGYDEINFNCGCPSPRVAGHGCFGVRLMLDPKFVAEAMCVIAANTNVPVSVKCRIGLDDHDSYNELCDFIYKVSSQSPTRHFIIHSRKALLNGISPADNRRIPPLKYEYYYALLRDFPDLQFTINGGINSIDEVNAARLEGAHGVMLGRAAYSNPWQILGLVDSAVYGAPLRSITRRQVLEQYQVYGDSVVRMYGLKPHIRDVMKPLLGLFHAEPRNVVWKRKVDAALLRCTTIKSILEETLGEIPDRVLDAPLTEVPSGSTDTFIKAKSLLPPPYTVSEEELL from the exons ATGGGCGCAGAGCACTATCCTCCCCCTTGGTTCAG TGTTGCCCCCATGATGGAATGGACCGATAATCATTACAGAACTTTGGCCCGTCTTATCTCAAAAAAGGCGTGGCTCTACTCAGAAATGCTTGCTGCTGAAACCATTGTCTACCAGACTGGCAATTTG GATAGATTCTTGGCATATGGCCCGGAGCAACATCCTATAGTGCTTCAAATTGGGGGAAATAATTTGGAGAACTTGGCCAAAGCGACACAATTGGCAACTCCATATGGCtatgatgaaattaattttaa TTGTGGGTGTCCTAGCCCCAGAGTAGCTGGACATGGATGTTTTGGTGTGCGCCTCATGCTTGATCCAAAG TTTGTTGCTGAGGCCATGTGCGTAATTGCTGCAAATACAAATGTTCCCGTGAGTGTCAAATGCAGAATTGGACTTGATGACCATGACTCATACAATGAACTAT GTGATTTTATTTACAAGGTTTCTTCTCAGTCACCAACTCGTCATTTTATTATACACTCCCGGAAAGCATTACTTAATGGAATCAGCCCAGCAGATAATCGAAGAATTCCCCCACTCAA GTACGAGTACTACTATGCCCTTTTGCGTGATTTCCCTGATCTACAGTTCACAATAAATGGAGGCATAAATTCTATTGATGAG GTTAATGCAGCACGTTTGGAAGGAGCTCATGGGGTTATGCTGGGACGTGCAGCTTACAGCAA TCCATGGCAGATTCTAGGACTTGTTGACAGTGCTGTATATGGTGCACCTCTACGTAGTATAACTCGGCGCCAG GTTCTTGAACAATATCAGGTCTATGGTGACTCAGTCGTTAGAATGTATGGACTTAAGCCCCATATTCGGGATGTAatgaag CCTCTGCTTGGTCTATTTCATGCAGAGCCTAGAAATGTTGTGTGGAAGCGCAAGGTTGATGCTGCTCTTCTGCGCTGCACG ACAATCAAATCCATTCTCGAGGAGACGTTAGGGGAAATTCCAGACAGAGTCCTTGATGCGCCCCTTACAGAAGTTCCCTCTGGTAGTACAGATACATTCATTAAGGCGAAGAGTTTGTTACCTCCGCCATATACAGTTAGTGAAGAAGAGTTGCTGTAA
- the LOC101247957 gene encoding tRNA-dihydrouridine synthase isoform X1, whose amino-acid sequence MMEWTDNHYRTLARLISKKAWLYSEMLAAETIVYQTGNLDRFLAYGPEQHPIVLQIGGNNLENLAKATQLATPYGYDEINFNCGCPSPRVAGHGCFGVRLMLDPKFVAEAMCVIAANTNVPVSVKCRIGLDDHDSYNELCDFIYKVSSQSPTRHFIIHSRKALLNGISPADNRRIPPLKYEYYYALLRDFPDLQFTINGGINSIDEVNAARLEGAHGVMLGRAAYSNPWQILGLVDSAVYGAPLRSITRRQVLEQYQVYGDSVVRMYGLKPHIRDVMKPLLGLFHAEPRNVVWKRKVDAALLRCTTIKSILEETLGEIPDRVLDAPLTEVPSGSTDTFIKAKSLLPPPYTVSEEELL is encoded by the exons ATGATGGAATGGACCGATAATCATTACAGAACTTTGGCCCGTCTTATCTCAAAAAAGGCGTGGCTCTACTCAGAAATGCTTGCTGCTGAAACCATTGTCTACCAGACTGGCAATTTG GATAGATTCTTGGCATATGGCCCGGAGCAACATCCTATAGTGCTTCAAATTGGGGGAAATAATTTGGAGAACTTGGCCAAAGCGACACAATTGGCAACTCCATATGGCtatgatgaaattaattttaa TTGTGGGTGTCCTAGCCCCAGAGTAGCTGGACATGGATGTTTTGGTGTGCGCCTCATGCTTGATCCAAAG TTTGTTGCTGAGGCCATGTGCGTAATTGCTGCAAATACAAATGTTCCCGTGAGTGTCAAATGCAGAATTGGACTTGATGACCATGACTCATACAATGAACTAT GTGATTTTATTTACAAGGTTTCTTCTCAGTCACCAACTCGTCATTTTATTATACACTCCCGGAAAGCATTACTTAATGGAATCAGCCCAGCAGATAATCGAAGAATTCCCCCACTCAA GTACGAGTACTACTATGCCCTTTTGCGTGATTTCCCTGATCTACAGTTCACAATAAATGGAGGCATAAATTCTATTGATGAG GTTAATGCAGCACGTTTGGAAGGAGCTCATGGGGTTATGCTGGGACGTGCAGCTTACAGCAA TCCATGGCAGATTCTAGGACTTGTTGACAGTGCTGTATATGGTGCACCTCTACGTAGTATAACTCGGCGCCAG GTTCTTGAACAATATCAGGTCTATGGTGACTCAGTCGTTAGAATGTATGGACTTAAGCCCCATATTCGGGATGTAatgaag CCTCTGCTTGGTCTATTTCATGCAGAGCCTAGAAATGTTGTGTGGAAGCGCAAGGTTGATGCTGCTCTTCTGCGCTGCACG ACAATCAAATCCATTCTCGAGGAGACGTTAGGGGAAATTCCAGACAGAGTCCTTGATGCGCCCCTTACAGAAGTTCCCTCTGGTAGTACAGATACATTCATTAAGGCGAAGAGTTTGTTACCTCCGCCATATACAGTTAGTGAAGAAGAGTTGCTGTAA